Below is a window of Pseudarthrobacter equi DNA.
AGAGGGGTGGCAAAACTACTCTGGTTTGCCAGTATTCGAGCGTGACCTCCTGGGAGACGTCCCCGTCTCCGGGGGTTTTGATGACGTAGGTGTGTGGGGCAAGGTCGTCCGTGCAGGCCTGCGCGGTGCGCGTTGCAAGGCCCAGCTTCAGGTGCCGGGAATTGAGGACCTCGATTGAGGACGGGTAGGCAGGACAGCTTGAACTGCCGCTGATCACAACGGCGAACTTCGTTCCGGATTCCAGCCAGCCCACTACAGGGACGGGCGAGGGAAACGACGGGTCCTGCGCCCAGGAACCGGGTTTCGCCGTGACCGCTTCCGCCGGAAGTCCGCCCCGGAAATCGGATTCAGCAACTGAAGCGGGCGCGGCAGAACATCCAGTGAGCAGCGCGGCCGCGCCTAAAACGACATACCCAAGTAAATTCCCCATATACAGAGGCTACGCATTCAGGGCCTGATTTTCCGGGGTTCTGGCATTACTCCGGAGACTTCTTGCCCACCTAATGGGACTGCTATTTTTCCCGTCGAGCCAGCAGGATTTCGTTGGCGGCATACGGCACAAGGGCAACAAGAGGAATCGCCACTCCTTGCCAGAAAGGGACCAGCGACAGCACCAGCGGCATGAAGGACGCGATGAATATCAGCGGGTGGACATATCGATACCATTTCATGATCAGTTCCATCATGCTGACTTTTTGTTTAGATGACCACAAGGCGCCCTGGCACGCACACCGGGACTTGCCTACGAAATTGGTGCGAGTAGGGTCTCCGTATGCCATTAAAGGATGTATGCCTGGCCAGGCATTCCAGTTCCAGGCAGCGTACGGGAGGATGAAAATGAGAAGACGGCACTCAACAACGGAGCTTATTTCTGCAGCGTTCTTCCTGATCTGGGCCGCAATATTTCTCACATGGGAGCCAGTTGAGAATCTGCGACTCATCACTGGAATCGTTTTCGTGGTTGTTGGAGGCGCATTGATTCTGAAGAATCTCGCTGGGAGACGCCCCAGCAAATTGCGGCGTTCTGCGAGATAACTCGATGATGGCCTAAGTTGACAGTTACCGCAAGGAACCTAAGCTCAGCCCTTCATCCTGCTTGCCGAAGGTAGGGTTGCTGAGTGCTAGAGATCCGACCGAATTGCGAATGTTGCGACGTCGACATTGCTCCCTCTGCTGTGGCTTACATTTGCACATTTGAGTGCACCTGGTGTCCGGACTGCGTTGAACGGTTCCCGAATCGTTCTTGTCCAAACTGCGGAGGAGACCTTCAGCGACGCCCCACCCGGCCGGTTGCTGCCCTCATCAATAATTCAGCCAGCACTAAAAGGGTTGTATCTCCCGGTTGCCTCGAAAAGGTCACCGGGCTTTAGGGCTTTCGAGACCCGCTGAACCACCGGTTTATGCAGGGAAGGCGCTTTCGACGGCAGAAGATCCACTAGTCGGATTCACCTTGTCGATGGTCTCTCCAAAAGGCTGGCGTTTCCGGCCCCACTCACCCGCACGCGGTTACGCTGTCTTTCATGTCTCGAATTCTCATCACCGGCATGTCAGGGGCGGGAAAGACAACCCTGCTACATGAGCTGTCCCGGCGGGGCCATCGGACAGTCGACACCGATTACGACGGTTGGGTGCT
It encodes the following:
- a CDS encoding DUF1272 domain-containing protein, giving the protein MLEIRPNCECCDVDIAPSAVAYICTFECTWCPDCVERFPNRSCPNCGGDLQRRPTRPVAALINNSASTKRVVSPGCLEKVTGL